Within Sorghum bicolor cultivar BTx623 chromosome 2, Sorghum_bicolor_NCBIv3, whole genome shotgun sequence, the genomic segment CTTGTTGGCTTTGAGAGCTATATCATCATTGATCTTGATGCCTTCTAGCTTTGCTTGCAGCTCACCAAGCTTCTTTCTTTCATTtgcttcttctctttgcatatcAAATGTCAAAATCCTCCCAAGTACATCATTTGGTGTGAAGTACTCAAACTTCTTCTTGTCTCTAACTAGAGTGATAACGGTCTCatttcttggtgaataagcttcCAACATAATCTTGACAACTTTatgatcatctaactcatcacaACCATAGCCTCTAATCTTGCCCACCGAGGACATCAACCTATCAAACATCTCTTGTGGCCCTTCTCCATCCAAAATAACAAACCGGTTGAGCttggccatcatcaaatcaattCTTGCCTTCCTTACTTTGTCAACTCCTTCATGTGCAAGGTGCAAAGTATCCCATATTTGCTTGGCAATGTCAACACCAATCACTCTATTGTACTCATCACCATCCAAAGCACTAAGCAACACACTTGTGGCTTGACCATTTAGGTGAATGATTCTCATCTCTTCTAGTGTTGGGTTTTTGGGATCAACCGGTGACTCAAACCCATTGCAAACAACCTCCCAAATACCAGGGTGGAGACCTATAAGATAAGCTCTCATCAAGTGCTTCCACTTGGCAAAGTTAGTCCCATCAAAATGAGGTAACTTCCCTGCGGGCATATTAATGAAAGACTTGTGATCATGGTTAGTCATAGACATAGAAGAATAGTTAAAGGATACAGTGGCATATTTGTTGTTGTCGTTCTTCTTGCCCTTTCCTTTCTTgtccttcttactatgcactTGATAggactcatcatcatcaccatcttcGGAGCTGCTAGAAAGCTCACTAGAAGATGTGTTGGGAGCTTTGGCTTCTTCTTTCTCCTACCTAGCttgccttctctttcttctttcttctctctTGAGCCTTCTAGCTTCTTTTCTTGCCTTCTTCTCATCTAATCGTTGtcgctctttcttcttttctcttgcTTCTCTTTTGAGCTTTCTTGCTTCTTTCCtctttctcttctcttcttcagTGAGAGCCCTTTCACCATCGGTAGGCTCGAGATGAGGAAGTGTGGTATTGCTTGCTGTCGACACACTGAGTTGGCGGCTATCAGTGTCACTGTCATGCAAGCCCATTTCCTTTGGACGAACTTCCGTAGACTTTGCACCGCTCCATCTTCCTCCGGGCTCCATacctcacgcggtgaagcgcACACGAGGTaaccggctctgataccacttgtaagGATCCTTGgtagctagaggggggtgaataggcgtatctaaaaacctaaaactcaaaaactcaagttgcagaagttaaatgcctgtcggtaccaccgacagtttgggccggtactactggtgtaagacagccggtactaccgacgcaaactgTTGGTACTACCGACCTCCTAAGAGAGCTATGAAATCAGAGTATAatgagttttgatttcagatctgggagttaccccactctcctagatgtagttgaggatgatgttgaagttcccttgactcgattcttctccaaaacgtagatcggcccttgttcacctatgaaaaggggtagagaggaagaacacgaagaacacaagaacaaggatagtcgatgctacctccacagcaagacaagatatttatcccgaggttcggcaatccccactaaggagttcctacgtcctcgttgttgaggtgaccacgaaggtccggCCACTTAGGCctcctccctcaagcaaccacgAAGGTTAGCTAgagatttccactaagaatcaaagggtaacacaaacacttcggggtgccctcacaaatgaaacAACATGAGCAACCAcaaagaacgcctagccggctagggttccaagaacccaagagtaacaaatgcaaaccaaccggcaagacgaagaaaccaagtgctcaagtcacaaatcaaagctcccaactctctaatctcacttctctagctcgaatctctcaaggattgaagcctaggagcaaagagggagagagagtgggtgagtcaaagcttggagactattTTCTTAGATgtggattcgaaggaatggaagagccaacggttagaaatgagggaagagctatttatacataggtcctgaacaactgccggtactaccggggcaaccaccggtaccaccggctacctcagatctaacggtaagaagtctctatgatttgcgagaaataagcctaccggtaccactgggcttttgtcggtactaccgaccattgccggtaccaccggtggaaggccggtaccaccggcagttcaaatctccgcaaccaaagtTAGAGCAGATTTGGccagccggtactaccggcgtttcaccggtactactggtgctggccggtaccaccggtctgAGCCCGATACTatcggtagttcattttctcgcaaaactcaggagaagggctgccactgccggtaccaccggccctgacgGTCGGTACTACaggctcaccctggcagagaagaaatttcctagttgttcgtgcgtgcaagtgtgaCTCTCAAGCGCAAGATGTAAGTTGACTTgagcatccctatcgtcatcttaccaacttaatttgcatccctcttgatagtacgacgTTGCCTAAAACTCAACAAAAgataaaaactttgtagccacATGAGTCGAAATGCCGTTCATCTATTGAAAACTTTGGGGTGCAATAAAACACCGAATGCTTTCAATCAACTCCATCAATGGACCAACACATTTGGTAAATTGGGCTTTTTCCATCTCATTTCTCATGTGTTATGCTCATTCTTATTTTACCTGCTTGTCATCTCAACAAATCACATTAGTCCTCTAATTGTGTGGTCAttatcaccaaaacccacaactagggcttgattgcacttacaatatTGTTGGGAAAGGTGTGATGGCTAGTAGTCAGGAAAAGAAAGCTGCAGGTACCAGCGAGATCGATCTTGGTTCGGAGACTGGGGGCAAGAGCTACTGATGTGTGTGTAGGGTTGTACCTTTTGGTTGGCTAAAACCTTGAGCCATCAGGGATATCTTTTTTTTGGGAAGTCCATTGTTACTATAGAATGAGGTCGTAGTAACATTATATTGTAGTCTTTTGAACGGGAACCATGTTCGTGACCCATtgtaatgactttctttttatttactaTTAGTTCAATAATCATGTAGCTCTATTTTATCTAGAACCTAAAAGACTGAGAAGAAGAGCCGGATTTGTGATCTTTTTGGGTTTATGTTACCCTATTAAATGTGTTACAGCTTAGTTTTATTGGTGAAAAAATTGGGTCTTGGTACAGTAGCACTTTAGTTTGGGTTTTCCAATTACAGTAGAATTAAGCACTAGTAAAAAGGATAAACCCAAAAAGATCACAAATCCGGCTCTTCTATAGTTAGTGTATAATCACTTCCTGAATCTTTTGAGTATAGTTAGTGTATAAtcaaataataattatcaaataaagaaggaagtgctacagtagcgaaacccAAAAAATTTCACGAACAAAAGAAGTCCTTAGTTCAgaaaaatttttgtttttagaTCTTGTAGTGTTTGTGTTTTTACTTGGCTATTGTTGACCAATAGTTcgttaactaagctcaaaaaatGAAATATGCAATTTAGATGAAAACTAAGCaattagtttttctttttgtatGTGTTTAATGGATGAAACATGTAAAGCAACAATAGAGGTGTCGAGAAATCTTGACATTTCTATTGTTTTTAGGGTGAAGAGAAGACCAAAAACCATTGCGAAAAAATTAAACATTAACTGTCACATGTAAAAATGATGGAACATTAAAAGATAGATTAAGAAATTAATTATAAGTAAGCATAGTATTTGCGGGAAGAATGTTTGGATCCAATATAATGTATAATTAggaaatattattttagaaacAAGGAGAATAGATACAGTAACTATTAAAAAAAGTTACAACCAAACAAGTGCTAGCATTTAATATTACCAGCTGGTGTTTGGTTCCTTTTGCCTCAAGGGTGGGTACAGCTGTAGTTCTTATATTGAGGTCTTGAACCGGGGTACCTTGGCCAAGCTTTGTCATAGTAACAAAGGCCTGAAGCATAGCTGCCCATGGGGTCTGCGCAGTCCAGGGTGAGCACCATGAACTATCTTTCTTTACCATTTTTTGGATGTACCAAAGATAAATCGTCTGATATCTACTCTGCTTCATAGGATGGTTCATTTTCGTGGGGTGGATTCGTGCCTAGGTACCAAGTGTTGCGTATTGTAGCGGCGGACATGGATCGCCTGGTAAGTTTGCAATGATAATAGCTTGTTGGTTCTTGATATTCACCTGATAAAAATGGGATTCAATCGTGAACTTGTTGTAGGTTGTACCGGAAAGAGTCTTCAGCGCATGTGATCTGACTGCTGGAGATTGTGTGTACATTAGGGACTGTCTGGGTCGTACTTTCAAGATTGCAATTGAGAAGCCAGGGATGAACTACTTGTTGGGTTCTGGTTGGGGTGACATGCTGCAAGAAATAGATTGTGGTTGCGGGGATGAGCTGATGTTGAAGTTCAAACTTCAAAGGCAAAAGAACATGGAAGGGGGTCGTATTCTGCGGCACAACTGGTAATCAGAAGTTTCCTAGGAGGGACAATAGACGCACAGGTTCATCTGCAGTTGAGTCTACCCACTGTGAGTTTTCTCCATGACCATGCTATGTAGTTTGTTGTACAGTTTAGAGCAGGGCGATAAAATAAACTCAGACATCAACCAACTAGTCATTGATTTGCTGTGGCATGGCAGTGTTCTACAAGACTACAACGACAAGCATGCTCCTGGAGGAGATGCTCCAAGCCCTGGTAGAAATGGAAACAATGCGAGAAATGCCATTGAAGTAGGCAAGTGTGAtactcatcatcttaatgtatttTGGACCTTTTTTTGTTCAATTCTTGAAGAGGTTGATGCTTTTTCCCAGGAAAAGTTGGAACAAGGAGTCGTCCAATCGAGTTAGATGGTAACTTAACCTCATTGAAAAGTTTTGCCTCGTACACATTTTGTGAACATTAGTTGTTGACTAGCTAATTTGAATTATAAACCACTGGACAGAAACAAATGCTGAAGAGGTGGTGTATAACATCTCCGGTAGAGAGATCGACGAAACTATGAGAGATTTCTTCGACAATATGTCTAAGACTTATGATCTGCGGATCCCATTGTACTACTGCAAACTGGATCTGGTTGACATAGCATGTGATTGTATTGTAAGTTTTTTGCAGTTCTCCATTACTTTCGAGGCAAATATAACATTTTGTTCACAATTGAGTAAGTTTTTTTACCTTCATGCACTATACAGGCTTTATCGAAGGAATTCGGTAAGAAATATGTGGTTCCTATAATGGAAGAAGATGGTTACGCAGTAGTGGCACAACTTTACCACGATGGGCATGAGGAGAATTATAAAGTGAACCTCTGCATCACATCAGATGGGATGGTGGTTCTCGCAGGGGATGGTCTGCCTTTGTGAATAGAAATATCGTTCCCTCGGGGATGGAAGTTGTTTTCCGATTTGATTTCGGTGATGAAGATATCAGTATCTACGTCTATGACTTTTAATTAATATGCAGTCTGTTGTAGTAGTTTGTGTCCTGCTTTCTTTGTCCTGGGAAGACCTCCTTGAAGACATTGAATCCTATTCCAAAACTAAGTTAGTAGTCTGAATCTTTTATTATGATGTATCCAGTGTTTAGTGTATCTTTTCTATTAACGACTCTGAATGTAGTTGTCTAAATATTTAATATGTGTTTATGTGTGGaatttttgggtgcatctaattCTCTCCTTTTTTAAGATAATTCAAGTTGATGGTGCTAGCTATCCCCCATGTAATAAGCCTGACAATCTTTCTAGATACTGTGGTAGCTGAGTGATTGTTAATAGTGACACCAAAGGCCAAGATGTTAACCAGATTGTTTAGACTAGTGGACAAATTTAGTGGCGATGGGTTGGGTTCTGTTAAAGGGGCGAAGTAGTAGTGAAGGGAGATGTAGTCAGTTTTCTTCTTGGACTAACTCAAGTATAGAAACCATATTTTGAAATGGACAAAAGGGACATATATAGGTATAGGGAATGCAGCTGTTAGTGTAGCTAACGGGGAGGGGCTCTGATATTTGACTTCGATGAAAGAAACGACGGCGAGAAGTGATAAGTACAGAAGGCAATAGCATGGATACGACCTAAAACACTTTGGTTCGTGCGAAAAAATTGGAAAAGCATGTTTCGTGTAATATGGTTGTTCGTGCGCTAGCGTCGCATAATAAAATGATACCTAGAGATAACGAGAATCAAATTGGGTAGTGAATCCACTAATTTTACAACAAGTCGCCATAGCCCAGGAGGCATAAAAAAACCCCAGCCATTTGTGAGTGAAAAAAAAGTGTAAGTGTTGATCCTGGAAACCGACAAGGCTCTAGTCAGTTTTGTTTTGCAAATAATCAGTAGCAGCAGTAGCATGAAATGCCACCTAATGATCGTTGCCTGGACTTTTTCTCGTGATCAGGTTTGCTGGTGAAAATGGATGCTCGGCAGGGTAAAAAGTGGCCAGTTGATGTCAGTGAATACACAAAGCTACAACATTTCCCCTCCGCACAGCAGTCAGAAGACGGTGCTGAGGACAATTGTCAGTTTAGTCTATGCAATACAAAGCCTATGCTGCCACTAGGAAAACAGTGCTACAGTGGGTACTTTCATTTTTTTGGTAATTATTACGAAATCAGAGACAAACTTAGCTTAAAAAATTTGTATCCCAAATTAAAGCCAgaatatgtaattagttatttttaaactctatatttagtgcatcatacatgtgccgctagattttatgtgacagggaatctagaAATTTTTTGTGCACTTAACAAGGCCTTAGGCTTTAGGTTACcccaaaatcaaaaagtttatgTAATTGTATGGGCATAATAAGGAGGCCTATGCGTGACATAAAATGAAAGATTATGTAATTGTATACCAGCTTTCCAAAACAAGATATGGACTATGAAAGTCGGAGTtcacaaaaaacaaaaacattagagcaactccaacatttTGCCAAGCAAAGTTTCCATACTTAAAATATTATCAAAATAATAAAATTTCATCTCTAACAGTTTATTAAATGAGGTTACTATTTTTAGCAACATGCTATTTCTCCCCCAACTCACTAACATATTTAGGCGCGCGCATGGCAATTGTCATCCGGCCGCCAGCTTCTACTCTTCTTCAAACCTAGCAGAAACTGATTGGACATATGCAGTTAAATGAGACGGGTCAGTGCCGGCCGGACGTACGTGCTTGCATGTTATAGTCGAAGGGCCATGCTGTGAATTAGTACTCGATCTGCTCCTGACAATTCTAATCTGCTAGGCTACTTGTTTTCAATTTATGAATGCAACCAAATTTTCACAAGAAAATAAACATTGTGGATATTTGTTCTAAACAAACTGATGAATGAAATATAAATCCAAATATTATAGGTTGTGGGgctacttttttatttttaccaAGTTAAAATGACAAACTATTGGAGAGAGTCTATCTTTTGAATTGCCATATATTTTAGGGTGTTGTCAAATCAtgatatttgccaagtgaattttgaaaaattgctGGAGATAATCTGACGAGTTTGAGCCTAGGGTTGAATCTTTGAGAAAAGTAAACACGAAGTAGttggcattttttttatttagcctCAATAATTGATTTTTATAGAGTTGGCATATgccataaaaagaaaaaaatggtcTCATCTAGTAGATTTCACACCTGCCTCTCTATCAGAAAATGTAGATTTCACACCTGCCCCTCAATAATTTCACAGCTGCCCCTCAATAATTTCACACCTGTTCTCAACTGCGGCTATAAATAACCGATAATCTGGTTATCGCTTGCATACAGGAAGGAACTAGAAACCAAAAAGCATAAAGGGACCAAAACCTAACTCTAATTAAATTGCGCAAACTAAATGGGGATGCTGAAGTTTTTTGAGTGGTTCTTGATATAGCTCGTAGATAACGATGTCGTTGTCAAACATAATAGCCATCTTAGACGATACAGAAACGTAAAAATAAGGAGTCTTGTGATTTATTACATGTTATCCAAGAGGTCACggcatagacaaaaacaaaatatCCAGCTATGTCATATGCTGGAGCTGCTACGATGGCGCTAGACCTCATACACAGTAACTTGCCAACCACCATCGCAAATTTCAAACTTAAAAACGTATAGGAAACCTATCTTGATGCCATTTGCGCGGACAAAGTCAAGCCATCCACCGTTAATTTTGGCCGATTGGTCTTCCCGCTTCTGGATGTTGCCACTGTAAATCAGGGAGCTGCCGTCGAACACCAAACCAATCTTAGCAGGCCCAGCTGGGAGTTTCGCTAAAACGTCCCTGGCGAGTAACTTTAAAGAGAAAATAACCAAACAGAAAAAGGGAATAAATGTATATTAGTTTGCGAATTGGACAGAAATGTAGCGTAGTAactaattataaaaatataattaccaGAGTTCTGTTTTCAACCGCACTTTGTTTCATATGTGCGGCGAATAGTACAATTGGATGTCTAGAGGAAACCCATATAGAGTATAGAGTGCTGACAAGCTTAGGGGTGCGTTTTACGCCTTTGCCGTGGAAGAACTTGACCTCTGCCCACTGAACTACTCTACCTGAAAATTGTAAAGTGAAAACTTGTTGTTCGTACGATTGGCTAATTTATCTGTTCGATCAGGATTGCAATCTGGAATGATTAAAAATGAGCTTACGTCTTTTGTTGGTGTTCGTCAAAGGATTAGGTGTTGGCGACTTCTGGAGGCCGCCTCTGGTCATGATTGTCAGCGAGAATGCCATGGATTCAGTGCGGGTAAAGAGGCCTATATCACCTTGAGAGACACACTCGTTGTCCATAAGATCGGCCCATCCGTTCCTTATTACTAGACTATCCATGTAACTCTCCATCCAAACCCGATACAGTGAACCGCTAGGAGCGGTGATGCTGAACCAGTGTTTGGACAGAACCTCAGGCTCTATAGTGTATCCTCTAGGATGGAACTGCAAAGGAAAACATAAATAGACGGGACTAAGAGTCGGGGTTTACTAAGGTTGTAGATGCGAGTT encodes:
- the LOC110432199 gene encoding uncharacterized protein LOC110432199 codes for the protein MFVGNVWEMVFHPRGYTIEPEVLSKHWFSITAPSGSLYRVWMESYMDSLVIRNGWADLMDNECVSQGDIGLFTRTESMAFSLTIMTRGGLQKSPTPNPLTNTNKRRRVVQWAEVKFFHGKGVKRTPKLVSTLYSIWVSSRHPIVLFAAHMKQSAVENRTLLLARDVLAKLPAGPAKIGLVFDGSSLIYSGNIQKREDQSAKINGGWLDFVRANGIKIGFLYVFKFEICDGGWQVTVYEV